A single region of the Bacillota bacterium genome encodes:
- a CDS encoding aspartate aminotransferase family protein, giving the protein MNDGNVFYRNVKKGYPVLVKGEGVYLWDRDGNRYLDGCAGALVANIGHGVREIARVMATQAEHLSFAHGERFTAPPVLGLARRIAELAPGSLKKIYFVSGGSEATESALKLARQYFIERDGKTQKYKAIARWHSYHGNTLGALSMSGHVPRRRKYQPLLCNFPHIPAAYCYRCAYDLTYPKCDLRCAAALEEAILAEGPENVAAFIAEPVVGAAAGALTPPPGYFEAVRRICDRYDVLLIADEVMCGVGRTGKYFAIDHWGVVPDIMALAKGLGSGYTPLAAIVVKDEIWETFRKGSGKFVHGHTYGGNPVSCAAGCAVFDYMKERGLVENAASVGIYLKQRMAVLADNPIVGDVRGIGLMIGVELVKDKATKQPFEVSAGAAELATRSCMKHGVIVYPGQGCADGVNGDQFLVGPPLTITRRETDELVEGLKAGLADAARELLGRQGGDRQ; this is encoded by the coding sequence TTGAACGACGGCAACGTTTTCTACCGAAATGTGAAGAAAGGATACCCGGTGCTCGTCAAAGGCGAAGGGGTCTACCTGTGGGACCGCGACGGCAACAGGTACCTTGACGGTTGCGCCGGGGCGCTTGTGGCTAACATCGGCCACGGGGTCCGCGAAATCGCCAGGGTGATGGCGACGCAGGCCGAGCACCTGTCGTTCGCGCACGGAGAGAGATTCACCGCCCCGCCGGTCCTGGGGCTCGCCCGGCGCATCGCCGAACTCGCTCCGGGGTCTCTGAAGAAGATCTACTTCGTTTCGGGGGGATCGGAAGCCACTGAGTCGGCATTGAAGCTCGCGAGGCAGTATTTTATCGAGAGGGACGGGAAAACGCAGAAGTACAAGGCGATCGCAAGGTGGCACAGCTACCACGGCAACACCCTGGGCGCCCTGTCGATGAGCGGTCACGTACCCAGGCGCCGGAAATACCAGCCACTGCTGTGCAACTTCCCTCACATCCCCGCCGCCTACTGCTACAGGTGCGCGTATGACCTCACGTACCCGAAGTGTGACCTGCGCTGCGCTGCGGCGCTCGAAGAAGCCATCCTGGCCGAGGGTCCCGAGAACGTGGCTGCGTTTATTGCCGAGCCCGTCGTCGGGGCCGCCGCCGGCGCGCTCACGCCCCCACCCGGCTATTTCGAGGCGGTCCGGCGGATCTGCGACAGGTACGACGTGTTACTGATCGCCGACGAGGTCATGTGCGGGGTAGGTCGCACGGGAAAGTACTTCGCCATAGACCACTGGGGGGTTGTGCCGGACATCATGGCCCTGGCAAAGGGGCTCGGGTCGGGATATACCCCCCTCGCTGCGATCGTGGTAAAGGACGAGATCTGGGAGACATTCAGGAAGGGCTCCGGCAAGTTCGTTCACGGCCACACCTACGGGGGTAACCCGGTGTCGTGCGCCGCTGGATGCGCCGTGTTCGACTACATGAAGGAGCGCGGGCTGGTTGAGAACGCGGCCAGCGTGGGGATCTACCTGAAGCAGCGCATGGCGGTTCTCGCTGATAACCCGATCGTGGGGGACGTAAGGGGCATCGGGCTCATGATAGGTGTAGAGCTCGTAAAGGACAAGGCCACGAAACAGCCGTTCGAGGTCTCCGCGGGCGCGGCCGAGCTGGCGACAAGGTCGTGCATGAAACACGGCGTCATCGTCTACCCGGGCCAGGGGTGCGCCGACGGGGTCAATGGCGACCAGTTCCTCGTGGGGCCGCCCCTTACGATCACCAGGCGGGAGACGGACGAACTGGTAGAAGGGCTGAAAGCCGGACTGGCTGACGCGGCCCGAGAGCTGCTGGGCCGTCAGGGAGGAGATCGCCAGTGA
- a CDS encoding MurR/RpiR family transcriptional regulator, whose product MDPQRVDVLKRISEAAGDLSEGQRLVAEYLITNSERAVFLTAARLGQEVGVSESTVVRCAMALGYSGYPEMHRDLQEMVKSRLTTVDRLKAASDQAGSGEHVIERVMRADIEYIETTLREVSREDFKRAVEAISEARRILVIGLRSASAMAFFLGYSLNWILRNVTMISHGAGDMFEQVMCAAEGDVAIGITFPRYTRQAVELVGLAKKRGATTIGITDNVMSPLAGVSEILLTAKSGMPSYIDSFVGPLSLINALITAVGAEDETRTAAALGELEPVWDEYQIYFTDRTRRA is encoded by the coding sequence TTGGATCCTCAAAGGGTCGACGTTCTGAAGCGAATCAGCGAGGCTGCCGGGGATCTCAGCGAGGGGCAGCGACTTGTGGCCGAGTACCTGATTACGAACAGCGAGCGTGCGGTGTTTTTGACCGCTGCGCGCCTGGGGCAGGAGGTTGGGGTCAGCGAGTCGACCGTCGTGCGATGCGCCATGGCTCTCGGGTATTCGGGTTATCCTGAAATGCATAGGGACCTCCAGGAAATGGTCAAGAGCCGGCTGACAACCGTCGATAGACTCAAGGCGGCGAGCGATCAGGCCGGTTCAGGGGAGCATGTCATCGAACGGGTAATGCGGGCCGACATCGAATACATCGAGACTACACTGAGGGAAGTATCCAGGGAGGATTTCAAGCGTGCCGTGGAGGCTATCAGCGAGGCCAGGCGGATACTGGTGATAGGCCTCAGGAGCGCGTCGGCGATGGCCTTCTTCCTGGGGTACTCGCTCAACTGGATCCTGAGGAACGTCACCATGATATCCCATGGAGCAGGTGACATGTTCGAGCAGGTGATGTGTGCGGCTGAGGGAGACGTGGCCATCGGCATCACGTTCCCCCGTTACACCAGGCAGGCGGTCGAACTGGTCGGGCTCGCAAAGAAGCGCGGGGCGACCACCATCGGGATTACCGACAACGTGATGTCGCCGCTCGCGGGCGTGTCGGAGATCCTGCTGACCGCCAAGAGCGGTATGCCTTCCTACATCGACTCGTTTGTGGGCCCGCTGAGCCTCATAAACGCGCTGATCACGGCTGTGGGCGCGGAGGATGAGACCAGGACGGCGGCGGCGCTTGGTGAGCTCGAGCCGGTGTGGGATGAATACCAGATCTACTTCACCGACAGGACGAGGCGGGCTTAA
- a CDS encoding TAXI family TRAP transporter solute-binding subunit codes for MNRRAAVWICAFLVAVFLIAGCGAPAAEKKPEPKPGETKPAESKTPGKEAKLLFATGGTSGSYYPLGGAMAQVWNKKIEGLSVTVQATGASVENVRLLGNKNAELALCMSDIAYYGQNSLEIFADKQEKYTNYSAVGAIYPETVQIFVRKDSPVKSIPGLKGKRVSVGPPGSGTEVSARQILGIYGLDYKQRKDVEPRYISFAETADQFKDKLIDAGYAVLGVPNAAIQDITAVVPIRLLDIDDDMLAKIHAKYPYYSRLVIPGGSYKGQDDPTKTITLKAILLARNDLDESLVYNLTRTLYENAAEVAGAHALGKHIKLETAMEGIAIPFHPGAMKYFKEKGIAR; via the coding sequence ATGAACAGACGTGCTGCGGTGTGGATTTGCGCCTTTCTCGTGGCAGTATTCCTCATCGCCGGGTGCGGTGCGCCTGCGGCCGAAAAGAAGCCGGAACCCAAGCCGGGTGAGACGAAACCGGCCGAGAGCAAGACGCCCGGGAAGGAGGCGAAGCTCCTGTTCGCTACCGGCGGAACCTCGGGCAGCTACTATCCTCTCGGGGGCGCCATGGCTCAGGTCTGGAACAAGAAGATTGAGGGGCTAAGCGTAACGGTGCAGGCTACTGGCGCATCGGTCGAAAACGTGCGCCTGCTCGGTAACAAGAATGCCGAACTTGCCCTGTGCATGAGCGACATCGCGTACTATGGCCAGAACTCATTGGAGATCTTTGCCGATAAGCAGGAAAAATACACCAACTACAGCGCCGTCGGCGCCATCTATCCCGAAACCGTTCAGATATTTGTGCGCAAGGATAGTCCAGTCAAGAGCATCCCCGGCCTCAAGGGAAAGCGAGTATCAGTCGGGCCGCCGGGCAGCGGGACCGAGGTCAGCGCCCGCCAGATCCTGGGCATCTATGGATTGGACTACAAGCAGCGCAAGGACGTTGAACCCAGGTACATTTCGTTCGCGGAAACGGCGGACCAGTTCAAGGACAAGCTTATTGACGCCGGCTACGCGGTGCTCGGCGTTCCGAACGCCGCGATCCAGGATATAACCGCCGTGGTCCCGATCAGGCTTCTCGATATCGACGATGACATGCTGGCAAAGATACACGCGAAGTACCCGTATTATTCCAGGCTGGTGATCCCGGGCGGGTCGTACAAGGGCCAGGATGACCCCACGAAGACGATCACGTTGAAGGCTATCCTCCTCGCCAGGAACGATCTCGACGAGTCGCTCGTTTACAACCTTACCCGGACACTGTACGAAAACGCCGCAGAGGTCGCCGGGGCTCACGCGCTCGGGAAGCACATCAAGCTCGAGACCGCGATGGAGGGTATCGCAATCCCGTTCCATCCCGGGGCCATGAAGTACTTCAAGGAGAAAGGGATAGCCAGGTAA
- a CDS encoding 3-keto-5-aminohexanoate cleavage protein, with translation MNNLIVTVAPTGNVPTKEKTPHVPVTPEEIARSVYESYKAGASVAHIHARDERGLPTHRLDVFREIVERVREKCDIIIQLSTGARAGKTAEERGECISLAPEMASLTTGSSNFPTTINSNPAELIEYLCRQMKQYGVVPEIEVFDSAMISNALDLEKNGLISPPLTFNLVMGVRGSIPASPKNLFFLVDSLPHGARWTCTAIGPLHLQLSTIAIALGGNVRAGIEDNVFYEKGVLATNPQLVERVVRVAEATGRGVATVAEAREILGLKDR, from the coding sequence GTGAACAATCTCATAGTGACCGTTGCCCCAACAGGCAATGTGCCGACCAAGGAGAAGACCCCTCACGTACCGGTCACTCCCGAGGAGATCGCGCGTTCTGTCTACGAATCCTACAAAGCCGGCGCTTCCGTGGCGCACATTCACGCGAGGGATGAAAGGGGGCTCCCCACGCACAGGCTCGACGTATTCCGCGAGATCGTCGAGCGAGTGAGGGAGAAGTGCGACATCATCATCCAGCTCTCGACGGGGGCGCGCGCCGGAAAGACCGCGGAGGAACGCGGCGAGTGCATCTCACTCGCGCCGGAGATGGCAAGCCTGACGACCGGCTCTTCGAACTTCCCCACGACGATCAACTCGAACCCGGCGGAACTGATTGAATACCTGTGCAGGCAGATGAAACAGTACGGTGTGGTGCCGGAGATCGAGGTTTTTGACAGCGCCATGATATCCAACGCGCTGGATCTCGAGAAAAACGGGCTGATTTCGCCTCCTCTCACGTTCAATCTCGTCATGGGCGTGCGCGGGTCCATCCCCGCCAGCCCGAAAAACCTCTTCTTCCTGGTCGATAGTCTTCCGCACGGGGCGCGGTGGACGTGTACGGCGATCGGTCCTCTCCATCTACAACTGTCTACAATAGCAATCGCGCTGGGCGGAAATGTCCGCGCCGGCATTGAGGACAACGTCTTCTATGAAAAGGGGGTACTGGCTACCAACCCACAACTCGTCGAACGCGTGGTGAGAGTGGCCGAGGCTACCGGCCGTGGTGTGGCCACGGTGGCCGAGGCGCGGGAGATCCTGGGACTGAAAGATCGCTAA